Proteins from a genomic interval of Nitrospinaceae bacterium:
- a CDS encoding cytochrome c — MNKILMALFSLGAIALLITLYIFRQGGMTTSPEGLAKLTSPILFQQACSQCHGKNGEGVKSLTPPLKGRGLPMAYVRLQIYKGSQKMPAFPFIKGETLDRLAKYVTELK, encoded by the coding sequence TTATGGCACTATTTAGCCTGGGCGCAATTGCGCTTTTGATCACTCTTTATATTTTTCGCCAGGGTGGGATGACCACCTCTCCTGAGGGCTTGGCAAAATTAACATCCCCTATTTTGTTCCAGCAGGCGTGTTCCCAGTGCCACGGCAAAAACGGCGAAGGTGTGAAAAGTCTCACCCCGCCGCTCAAGGGCCGTGGCCTACCAATGGCCTACGTTAGATTACAAATTTATAAAGGAAGTCAGAAAATGCCGGCGTTTCCATTTATTAAGGGCGAAACGCTGGATCGGTTGGCGAAATATGTCACAGAGTTAAAGTAG